In Sphingobium amiense, a genomic segment contains:
- the ilvN gene encoding acetolactate synthase small subunit, with protein MHIQEELSQRHVLSLTVSNEAGILARIAGLFTARGYNIDSLTVADITPDHGVSRITIVTSGPPKVIDQIIAQLDRLVSVHKVTDLTDAGPFVERELALVKVAGTGEDRIEALRLADVFRAKVVDTTIGSFVFEITGTTEKVDNFVALMRQIGLVEVGRTGVVGLLRGKEAN; from the coding sequence ATGCATATTCAGGAAGAGTTGAGCCAGCGGCATGTCCTGTCGCTGACCGTTTCGAACGAGGCGGGCATATTGGCGCGCATCGCGGGCCTGTTCACCGCGCGCGGCTATAATATCGACAGCCTGACCGTGGCGGACATCACCCCCGACCATGGCGTCAGCCGCATCACCATCGTGACCAGCGGCCCGCCCAAGGTGATCGACCAGATCATCGCGCAGCTCGACCGGCTGGTGTCGGTGCACAAGGTGACGGACCTGACCGACGCCGGTCCCTTCGTCGAGCGCGAACTGGCGCTGGTGAAGGTCGCAGGCACAGGCGAGGACCGGATCGAGGCACTCCGCCTCGCCGATGTGTTCCGCGCCAAGGTGGTCGACACGACGATCGGAAGCTTCGTCTTCGAAATCACCGGCACTACCGAGAAAGTCGACAATTTCGTCGCGCTGATGCGCCAGATCGGCCTTGTCGAGGTCGGCCGCACCGGCGTCGTCGGCCTGCTGCGCGGGAAAGAGGCAAACTGA